The Zonotrichia leucophrys gambelii isolate GWCS_2022_RI unplaced genomic scaffold, RI_Zleu_2.0 Scaffold_348_54426, whole genome shotgun sequence genome contains the following window.
aagatctgcacataggagaaaacaatgaacaaaaaACATCcggaaaataaacaaatactaATATCAAGaagcccaagttccctgaggtaggatttggagcaggagagcttgaggatctgtgggatttcacagaagaactggcccagggtATTCCCGTGgcacagaggcagggaaaatgtattggctgtgtgcagcagagcatagagaaaggcactggcccaggcagctgctgccatgtgggcacaagctctgcttcccaggagggtcccgtagtgcaggggtttgcagatggacacgtagcggtcgtagcacatgatggtcaggaggaaaAGCTCTGTTCCAATgaagaagagaaacagaaacacctgagcagcacatcctgagtaggagatgtccctggtgtcccagagggaattgtgcatggctttggggacagtggtgcagatggagcccaggtcgctgagggccaggttgagcaggaagaagaacatgggcgtgtgcaggtggtggccgcaggctacggcgctgatgatgaggccgttgcccaggagggcagccagggagatgcccagcaagaggcagaagtgcaggagctgcagctgccgcatgtctgccaatgccagcaggaggaagtgcctgatggagctgctgttgtaCATTTCTTCACTCTGGCCATGGTTGACTCTTGAAAGAAGACATTGACAAGGTCTTTGAATCAATTCTATGAGTTTATTTTAGGAATTATCTCAAAACTGTGTCTCCACCTGTGCGGGAACTTCAatcaacatttttattcttgAGCCTGAGTTTGTGCTCCTGAGTTACTGCCTCATCTTCAGCATTGCTCTCAGCCTGAACTCCGGGGAAGCCCACAGGGAAAACAGGGCTCCCTGTGTCCCGGGGCAGTCAGATATGCTGGTCCCCACACAGCTGTCCTTTGCCCATTGTGGAgagttttattaatagttggttagctgagaaaggccatactGACATAATGCCGCTGGTTAAGCTAAGAGGGGGaagtcagcagtcagcaagctgaaaggagatgtcagcaattagcaatcagtgaccttgctgcaacatgaggatagggagtagagattattcctgaatatctcctgagaatatgtagaaagtatcaaaagtagaaccataggaatgcagaagtaggtgtagctgctgatatgtaactaaccaatcctgagctcaacttttgcaatatgcatgaagttcattatgaactgtatttaacccgccgtactgttcaataaaatcaggcctgtgatgatcaattGATGTCCTAGTCTCTTTCCTTTGTCATCTCACCGCACAGCTGAATTAAACATCTGTGGATACCATGCAAAGGCTCTTGTTGCTTCCCTACCCTGGGCTTTATTAGCAGCTATTGCGGCTGCAGCAATGGCCCATTATGGCAGTGTGGATTCAAGgacaccatggtgacactgtgggacctcaaggatccaagggaccattgtgacactgaagaactTCATGGAACCcagggtccattgtgacacagcagggcctcattGGAACAAAGGAACCATTGCTGACAGTACAGAAACTCATGGAAACAAGgtgccatggtgacacagcaggccACATGGAACCCAGGAGACCAGTGACATTTAGGGACCTCATTTCTGGAGGGTCCATTATGACACTGCAGAAACAAGGAGACCATTGTTGATGTTATGGAAGCTCATGGAACCAAGtagccattgtgacactccaGGGCCTTGTTGAACCAGGCAGACCATGGTGACACCACAGAACCTCATGGCACTGAGGGTTTATTGTGGCATAGCAGGGGCCATGGAGCCAGTTGTCCATTGTGACAGTGTGGATCTGTGGAGACCATGGTGACACCATGGAAGCTTATGGAACAATGGGTCaattgtgacacagcaaggtctcatggaaccaaggagacctTTCTGAAATCATGGAaccctgtggaaccaagggtccattgttaCAGTCCAGagccaaggagaccattgtgacagtACAGAACCTCACGGGAACAAGATTCCATTGTTATGCAGTGGGGCGTCATGGAACCAAGGAACCACTGTGACAGAGCAAGGCCACATGAAACCAATGGTCCATGGAGATACTGTGGATCCAAGGAGATCATGGTGATGCTATGGAACTTCGTggagccaaggggccattgtgacactgtggggccccatggaaccaaatattcatggtgacacagcagggctgcttgTGACCAAttgtccattgtgacactgcagatccAAGAGACCAGGGTGACACTGGCAGTtgatggaaccaaggggctGTTGTGACACACCaaggccttgtggaaccaaggagagcatTGTGGCAGTGCAGAACCAAGGAGGCCATTTTGGCAGTATGGAACCCAATGGAACCAAGGTCCATTGTTCTATAGCAGGGCCTCAaggaaccaaggggccattgtgaaaCTGTGGGGCATAATGGAGTCAAGGACACCACTGATACTGAAATCCACTGAATAGAAACTTCTGAACAGAGTTTGGAGTATCTGAAAGCAGGCATTCTTTATTACAGTATGGTTGTTACTTGGGCCATCCTCCCTACATTGGAGTGCATTAAGCATTGAATGAAAGGAGTTTTTATCACACACACTGATTATGTATCCATTTGCTATCTCCACTTCCTTTAAGTTTATTTGACATAGATGACCCCCCTTATCACAAATCCTTTTATGGTTCTTTGGGTCTTGTCTTCAACATCCAGTGTCCTTTTTAGTTGGCTGTTCCTTGATCCCCCCTTTTGACTAAGGGCAATATTGTTGTTCTGCATAACTTCTGTCTTTtcagccttgcagagctgagctggcataCTGCTTGTATTGTGTGTGACTTCTGTTTGCCAGAGGTACATCCTCAATCAGTTTCTCCAAGGCTGTTCTGTTCTACTGTCCTTTACAAGAGTAAATGTTGTTCTGTTCTCCTGTCCTTGTCTCAGTGCTCACCCCGCATGAGGCGTCTGCAACCCCCCCAACCTATGGGCCTGGGGTGGGCAAGTGTTCCTGGGGAACAGCAATGGGACGGCTGGGCTGGACTGACCCAAGGGATGTTCCATTCCATGTCACACCATGATCAGCAATCATCTGAGAGAAGCGGGGGGACAAGGAGAGTAggagattaatttattttttaagacatTATTCTTTCAAAACAGCACCTACACATAGAGAATCCTCTCCTGCCACAAGGTGGTCAAACATTTTCTGCTGGTAGGAGATTTcctgtggttttgcttttcttctgtggctttttctttttgtggttggtttgtttgtggggtttttgggttatTGTGGGTGggttttgctttgggttttttgattgggtttggggttttcatttttttcttcgGGTTTCGGTTTTACCCTACTGAACTGCCTTTCTTCTGATGCATACGttttttctgccctttcttGTGCTTTGCTTGGCACAAGATCTGATGGCAAGATAAATTTACCCAACTCAGTCATCTTGCCCAATTACATTTTACAGTCACCATTAACTAGATCAGTTCAGTCACAGAATCCCTGCAATTTGGCAGCATCCACAAAGGaattgaaaatacatttcatgCTGGTTTAGAGACAATAGAAATATTCCACAGTGGTGGCCAAGGGATGTCTGAGGGATGTCACCAGGGAGTGGCTGCCAAGAGGACTCTGTACCATGGATGACATCTGACCCTCATTGTTCAGCCAAATTCCCACCCAGCCCATGTTCCACTCCTTCAGCCCAGCTCTCTCCAGTCTGGCTCTGAGGAGACCACAGCAGACCCTGTCCCAGGCCTGGCTGAAGTCTGGGCACACAACAtccccttcttttccctcccatGTGGGTtctgcagtccctgccctgtcctgccagtgcctggaatggctgcaggaggatttgccacatccccttccctgctgagcctgagcaggctgtgactctcccagtgcccctccctgccctgtgttcAGACTGGTTCCATGTCTGCCCTTCCCAAGTGCCCAGG
Protein-coding sequences here:
- the LOC135441576 gene encoding olfactory receptor 14J1-like; translation: MCYDRYVSICKPLHYGTLLGSRACAHMAAAAWASAFLYALLHTANTFSLPLCHGNTLGQFFCEIPQILKLSCSKSYLRELGLLDISICLFSGCFLFIVFSYVQIFRAVLRIPSEQGRHKAFSTCLPHLAVVSVFFSTAAFSYLKPPSISSPSLDLALSILYSVVPPALNPLIYSLRNQELKAAVWRLITGQLKKH